The genome window TCGAGCAAATCTTTGAAATTATTAAAGAACTCAATAACCAAGGAATGACAATTTTATTAGTAGAACAGAATGCCTTTCAAGCATTGCAAATTGCCAGTAGAGGGTATGTCATTCAAACAGGAGAAATTGTATTAGAAGGAACAGGAGCAGAGTTGATTACCAATAAACAAGTGCAGGAAGCTTACTTAGCATAAGGATAGAGAAAAAGGAGAAGGCTTTTTATGAGACCTTCTCCTTTTTTATGACTGAATTAATTATTTAAGAATTTTACACATACTGGTTCTGGTGCTTCTATCTCTGATTGCAATAAAGTTAGTTTTCCAGTAACTGTATCTCTTTCAAATAAAGTAAGGGTATCTGATTGTTCATTGGATGCAAGCAAGAATTGTTCTGTTGGATCTAGAACGAAATCTCTCGGCCAGTTTCCTTCTGTTGAAGTTCTGTCAATAAAGGTTAATTGACCAGTTTCCCCATTTACTTGGAAAATCGCAATTGAATTATGACCGCGATTTCCTGCATAAACATAGTTTCCGTCTGAAGAAAGATGGATAGCACTTCCTTGGCTATTTTCCGTAAAATCAATTGGTAGTGTAGAGATGTATTGTAATTCCTCGAATGCTCCAGTTTCAGCATTAAAAGATAATGCAATGACTTCATTGCTTAATTCTGTCATGACATAAGCAAATTTGCCATTAGGATGGAAGGCAATATGTCTTGGACCACTTCCAGGTTTAACGGATAAACTGCTGACTTCTTCTAGCTTTCCATCAACAAGCTTGTACGTATCTACTCGGTCTGTTCCTAAATCAACAGAAACTGCATATTGATCATTAGGACTGAATCCAGCAAAATGCATATGAGGTTTTTCTTGACGAGCTGGATTTGGGCCTGTCCCTGAATGCTCAATGATAGATGCAGCACTGCTTAATGAGCCATCTGTATGTACCGGATAGGATTCGGCAGTTCCTTTATGATAGTTTGCAGAAAGAACAAGCGTTTTGTCTGCGTTTACACTTACATGGCAAGGAGATGCTCCTTCCGTATATTCGCTGTTAATAAGGGCAAGACTGCCATCTGAATCAATAGTGTAAGCAGAAACGCCGCCTAAAGAGCCTTCTTTACCGACTGCGAATAAATGTTGATTATCGTTTGTAACCGTTAAATAGGTAGGGTTTTCAATTTCAGCCACTAGAGAAACATCTGTGATTTTTTTTGCGTCTGTGTCTAATACAAATGAATAAATACCTTTACTAGTCTTTTTTGTGTATGTGCCAATGTAGCCAGTGAATTTTGTCATAAACAGATCTCCTTTAACATTTTTACAAAATTAATACTATTTATTAATTATAGCACGAGCCTAATCAAAAGGTACAAATTAGAGTCTGTCTATTCAAATAAAAGTACTAGTTAGTACTATTTTCCCCAAATTGCTTTCTTGAAACAAGAGGGAATTTTCAGCTACTTTAAAGGGGAATATTGGAAGAATGAATGCGTTTTGTCGAATTTTTCCTGGATAATAGGAATGTAATAATCTTGTTTTTCCAATATCAGAGGAAACATAACGCTTCTACCGATGAGGGTGGTTTTATCTTATTTTAATTAATAATTATGTTAATTAAGGTGAGGTAAAAAACACTTATCGTTTATTTTTGTAATTTAAAAATAGTACTTATTAGGGGAGATAAACATAGGATAGTAAGTAGATTAGCATCTTTAAATCTATGAAGTTTCTCTAAAATGCGACTTTTTATATTGTTTAAGAAGTGGGGATATAGTAAGCTAATGGAGAGTAGTGTAAGCTGGAAGCTAAGAAAGGAGTGGGAATATAATTAATAAAAAAGTTAATTTAATGTGGTTAATTAAATGTTAGTATCATCGAAAGGCATCCATATTGTACCCCATTTTACATAAAAAATTTGAACGTTCACTTTGGTTCTGTACACCACGAGACTTCCTATCAAAAAATGTAGATAAGATGGGATTTATTATGGATAGAAATGTATGCGTTTACAAACTAACGCAGTGAAGGGGAGAATGAAACGGTGAAGTGTGTTATAAAAAAATGGCTATTTTTTTTGTTGGTCATAATCGTACTATTTCCATGGCCTTATGAAAAGGAGAAACAGGTAAAGGCAGAAGGCTCTCAAGCTGATTCGATCGAATTTCAGCATGTTTCCGTTCACGACCCGTCCATCATTAAAGGGGATAATGGCTCTTATTATGTTTTTGGATCACATATAGCAGCAGCCAAATCAACGGACTTAATGAATTGGACTTCTCTGGTGACAAGTGAATATCAAACGCCAGAAAATAATCCAATCTATGGGAATTTGTCTGAAAATCTTGCAGAGTCTTTTAAATGGGCAGGGGAAAATGATGCAGATAGCACTGGGGGCTATTCTGTATGGGCTCCTGATATTTTTTGGAATAAAGATTATGCTTGG of Niallia circulans contains these proteins:
- a CDS encoding lactonase family protein, with translation MTKFTGYIGTYTKKTSKGIYSFVLDTDAKKITDVSLVAEIENPTYLTVTNDNQHLFAVGKEGSLGGVSAYTIDSDGSLALINSEYTEGASPCHVSVNADKTLVLSANYHKGTAESYPVHTDGSLSSAASIIEHSGTGPNPARQEKPHMHFAGFSPNDQYAVSVDLGTDRVDTYKLVDGKLEEVSSLSVKPGSGPRHIAFHPNGKFAYVMTELSNEVIALSFNAETGAFEELQYISTLPIDFTENSQGSAIHLSSDGNYVYAGNRGHNSIAIFQVNGETGQLTFIDRTSTEGNWPRDFVLDPTEQFLLASNEQSDTLTLFERDTVTGKLTLLQSEIEAPEPVCVKFLNN